Proteins from a single region of Rhinolophus sinicus isolate RSC01 linkage group LG13, ASM3656204v1, whole genome shotgun sequence:
- the SPO11 gene encoding meiotic recombination protein SPO11 isoform X2, whose amino-acid sequence MAFAPMGPEVSFFEVLDQHRASLLASLRRGGQEPSGGGTHLASRFEDSVGLQMVSHCTTRKIKSDSPKSVKNFALILKILSMIYKLVQSNTYATKRDIYYTDSQLFGNQAIVDNIINDVSCMLKVPRRCLHILSTSKGLIAGNLRYIEEGGTKVSCSCATAVAVPSNIQGIRNLITDAKFLLIVEKDATFQRLLDDNFCSKVSPCIMVTGKGVPDLNTRLLIKKLWDTFHIPIFTLVDADPHGIEIMCIYKYGSMSMSFEAHNLTVPAIRWLGLLPSDIKRLNIPKDTLIPLTKRDQMKLDSILKRPYVTCQPFWRKEMEIMADSKMKAEIQALTFLSSDYLSRVYLPNKLKFGGWI is encoded by the exons ATGGCCTTTGCGCCCATGGGGCCTGAGGTCTCGTTCTTCGAGGTTTTGGATCAGCACAGGGCTTCCCTGCTGGCCTCCCTGAGGAGAGGTGGCCAGGAGCCCTCGGGCGGGGGGACGCACCTGGCTTCCAG gtTTGAAGATTCTGTGGGTCTTCAGATGGTATCCCACTGTACcacaagaaaaatcaaaagtgaTTCACCAAAATCAGTTAAAAATTTTG ctctaattcttaaaatattgtCCATGATTTATAAGTTAGTACAGAGCAACACTTATGCAACCAAAAG AGACATATATTACACTGACAGCCAACTCTTTGGTAACCAGGCCATCGTGGACAATATTATCAATGACGTTTCTTGTATGCTAAAAGTGCCGAGGAGGTGTTTACATATA ttatcaACATCGAAAGGTTTAATTGCTGGCAATTTAAGGTATATCGAGGAAGGCGGCACCAAAGTGAGTTGTAGCTGTGCAACA GCTGTTGCTGTGCCATCTAATATACAAGGAATTCGGA ATTTAATTACAGATGCAAAATTTCTATTAATTGTGGAAAAAGACGCGACATTTCAACGACTCCTAGATGACAACTTTTGCAGCAAAGTGTCTCCATGCATCATGGTTACG gGGAAGGGAGTACCTGATCTGAACACAAGACTTTTAATCAAGAAGCTGTGGGACACATTTCACATCCCCATTTTCACTCTAGTAGATGCTGATCCACATG GCATAGAAATAATGTGCATTTATAAGTATGGATCTATG tCTATGTCTTTTGAAGCCCATAATCTCACAGTTCCAGCTATTAGATGGCTTGGTCTCCTCCCTTCTGATATTAAAAG GTTAAATATACCTAAAGATACTTTAATTCCATTGACAAAACGGGACCAAATGAAACTTGACAGTATCCTGAAGAGACCTTATGTTACTTGCCAACCATTTTGGAGAAAAGaa ATGGAAATAATGGCAGACTCTAAAATGAAGGCAGAAATTCAAGCTTTGACCTTCCTATCATCCGATTATCTTTCCAGAGTTTACTTAcccaacaaattaaaatttggaggctggatataa
- the SPO11 gene encoding meiotic recombination protein SPO11 isoform X1, giving the protein MAFAPMGPEVSFFEVLDQHRASLLASLRRGGQEPSGGGTHLASSSEVLASIENIIQDIITSLARNEAPAFTIDNRSSWENIKFEDSVGLQMVSHCTTRKIKSDSPKSVKNFALILKILSMIYKLVQSNTYATKRDIYYTDSQLFGNQAIVDNIINDVSCMLKVPRRCLHILSTSKGLIAGNLRYIEEGGTKVSCSCATAVAVPSNIQGIRNLITDAKFLLIVEKDATFQRLLDDNFCSKVSPCIMVTGKGVPDLNTRLLIKKLWDTFHIPIFTLVDADPHGIEIMCIYKYGSMSMSFEAHNLTVPAIRWLGLLPSDIKRLNIPKDTLIPLTKRDQMKLDSILKRPYVTCQPFWRKEMEIMADSKMKAEIQALTFLSSDYLSRVYLPNKLKFGGWI; this is encoded by the exons ATGGCCTTTGCGCCCATGGGGCCTGAGGTCTCGTTCTTCGAGGTTTTGGATCAGCACAGGGCTTCCCTGCTGGCCTCCCTGAGGAGAGGTGGCCAGGAGCCCTCGGGCGGGGGGACGCACCTGGCTTCCAG ttctgaGGTTCTTGCATCTATAGAAAATATTATCCAAGATATAATAACAAGCTTGGCAAGAAACGAAGCACCTGCATTCACAATAGACAACAGATCAAGTTGGGAAAATATAAA gtTTGAAGATTCTGTGGGTCTTCAGATGGTATCCCACTGTACcacaagaaaaatcaaaagtgaTTCACCAAAATCAGTTAAAAATTTTG ctctaattcttaaaatattgtCCATGATTTATAAGTTAGTACAGAGCAACACTTATGCAACCAAAAG AGACATATATTACACTGACAGCCAACTCTTTGGTAACCAGGCCATCGTGGACAATATTATCAATGACGTTTCTTGTATGCTAAAAGTGCCGAGGAGGTGTTTACATATA ttatcaACATCGAAAGGTTTAATTGCTGGCAATTTAAGGTATATCGAGGAAGGCGGCACCAAAGTGAGTTGTAGCTGTGCAACA GCTGTTGCTGTGCCATCTAATATACAAGGAATTCGGA ATTTAATTACAGATGCAAAATTTCTATTAATTGTGGAAAAAGACGCGACATTTCAACGACTCCTAGATGACAACTTTTGCAGCAAAGTGTCTCCATGCATCATGGTTACG gGGAAGGGAGTACCTGATCTGAACACAAGACTTTTAATCAAGAAGCTGTGGGACACATTTCACATCCCCATTTTCACTCTAGTAGATGCTGATCCACATG GCATAGAAATAATGTGCATTTATAAGTATGGATCTATG tCTATGTCTTTTGAAGCCCATAATCTCACAGTTCCAGCTATTAGATGGCTTGGTCTCCTCCCTTCTGATATTAAAAG GTTAAATATACCTAAAGATACTTTAATTCCATTGACAAAACGGGACCAAATGAAACTTGACAGTATCCTGAAGAGACCTTATGTTACTTGCCAACCATTTTGGAGAAAAGaa ATGGAAATAATGGCAGACTCTAAAATGAAGGCAGAAATTCAAGCTTTGACCTTCCTATCATCCGATTATCTTTCCAGAGTTTACTTAcccaacaaattaaaatttggaggctggatataa